The window tttattttattttttttggataatttactGAAAATGGTCACTTTCCACAACGGGAACTCATGCTTTTTCCGGCATTCAACTTATCGAATATGGTAATAAATCTGTCACAATTTATGAGGAAATCCAATCCCTTTGCCAAATGCGGAAGAATAAGCATCAGGGCGAGAATTTTTGGAAAGTGACCATATATAGCAACATATACCCccataaaaaagagaggaggaaagtaattaaatattagtTGGCAATTTCCACGGACATTTTGGGGATTCCGGAATACCTGAGGGCGTTTTCctcttaaataaatcaaacccCAATCTCCATTACCGTCAGTCGTCAGCGGGAAGCaggtgaattttcttttcctttttccttttttttttcctactttttcCTACCATTTCTTCCGTTCCTGGCGCGTTTTGCAAAGCTCGCTGTTCACTCAAAAATGCCTCCGTTTCGACGATCCTCTCAACTCGAGAGTCGAgcgtcggcggcggcgtcgtcgtcgtcatcgccGTCGACGGCGAGCCGACCACACATCATCCGCACACGCTCACGGACTGTTTAAATGCTCGCGCGCGAGcgcctttcctctttctttctccgAGCTCCGTTAACGAACGCTCGAGAATGTCTCgcgctgcttctgcttctgcttccaGGGCTCGCTGCGGTGCGAAGGATCCGCGTCCATGGAAAACGGAGGCGTCGCTGAGTTGCTGGGTTCGCAGGTCGCGCCACAGGGGAGCGCGGGGCTTGGCGCAGCGGCAGGAGGAGATCGTGGTGGTGCCGACGGAGGGATGCCGAGGTTCGAAGCCGGTGCAGGGGATTGGGTGCTGGCGTCACTGGAGCTGTGGTGAGGAAGAGAAGAGGGAGGCCGAGGAAGTACGGACTCGGCGGAGGAGCCATGCGGTCGGCGTCCTCATCTCGTGGCCTCGCTCGGCGGGGCTTGGCGAGCCGCGGCAGGGGGAGGCGCCCAGGTCCCTCCGGTGGAATTCTGCATGTCCCTCCTGTGGGTGAGTGGTCGCCGACACTTGATTCGAAAACGGTCTTTGTTTCACCCAATTTGTGTATGTAAATCTGCTTACTGTGACAATTTGAGCATGCTTCTTTACACTCCTGATATTTAGACCTGTTCTGTGAAGTTGGAGGTCCAGCGTGGGAATTTGCAGGATATTTTCAAGCTC of the Eucalyptus grandis isolate ANBG69807.140 chromosome 10, ASM1654582v1, whole genome shotgun sequence genome contains:
- the LOC104423391 gene encoding AT-hook motif nuclear-localized protein 10-like, which produces MSRAASASASRARCGAKDPRPWKTEASLSCWVRRSRHRGARGLAQRQEEIVVVPTEGCRGSKPVQGIGCWRHWSCGEEEKREAEEVRTRRRSHAVGVLISWPRSAGLGEPRQGEAPRSLRWNSACPSYLFCEVGGPAWEFAGYFQAQKVTIHRGEEIFAKLSAFIEPGAQSLSIFSATGSVSSVVMRQPGRLGGLLTYEGCFEILARNGSFTIWEGRICARPEVSLVSIMLARSDGQVFGGRVAGPLTAAGPTQIVVATFKDVVAISL